One genomic region from Argentina anserina chromosome 2, drPotAnse1.1, whole genome shotgun sequence encodes:
- the LOC126785453 gene encoding F-box/kelch-repeat protein At3g24760, whose amino-acid sequence MSDITSLSSDVTELILSYLPIPTLVRVSTVCKLWQSIISSSTFSATQTQSHPWFFLYGIHNTSSKNNQSFAFDPLSNRWLRLPTPTFPPHVHYSHSCFLGANGFFLITAPNFTYSRILKRSWRPTSPLHFSRINPLLGVFDSSSASLPNFIVVGGVRFIGNLVDIEDRLAVEIYNPDSDSWQLGPPLPADFRSGNSSQSLSSALFKGRFYVFGIYSCFISSFDLRTNAWSDVQTLRPPGVVFSFLIGCRDRLVLAGICNGPLGSSFNLWRIEEDTMEFSEIAIMPQELLCSLFEGDEEDKFASLKCVGLGNLIYVFNEEYHKKYPACVCEISSETGKCSWRRVPQLPSPVNKFHQVISFCSTVSLNSILQAEEEGDVGPVQLMDD is encoded by the coding sequence ATGTCAGATATCACCAGCCTCAGCTCCGACGTGACGGAGCTGATCCTCTCCTACCTCCCCATCCCAACCCTAGTCCGAGTCTCCACCGTCTGCAAGCTCTGGCAATCCATCATCTCCTCCTCGACCTTCTCCGCCACGCAAACCCAATCCCACCCTTGGTTCTTCCTCTACGGCATCCACAACACCTCCTCCAAGAACAACCAGTCCTTTGCCTTCGACCCTCTCTCCAACCGTTGGCTCCGCCTCCCCACCCCGACCTTCCCTCCTCACGTCCATTACTCCCACTCCTGCTTCCTCGGCGCCAATGGCTTCTTCCTCATCACCGCCCCAAACTTCACCTACTCCCGCATCCTAAAGCGCTCATGGCGCCCCACCTCCCCTCTTCACTTCTCCCGCATCAACCCTCTTCTCGGCGTTTTCGACTCCTCCTCTGCCTCTCTCCCCAACTTCATCGTCGTTGGCGGTGTCAGATTCATCGGCAACCTTGTTGACATCGAGGACCGCCTGGCCGTCGAGATCTACAACCCCGACTCCGACTCCTGGCAGCTCGGTCCTCCTCTCCCTGCTGATTTCAGATCCGGGAACTCCTCCCAGTCCTTATCATCCGCTCTCTTTAAAGGCAGGTTCTACGTCTTTGGCATATACTCCTGCTTCATTTCATCCTTTGATCTACGCACCAATGCCTGGAGCGACGTCCAGACTCTCCGCCCGCCTGGTgttgttttctctttcttgattGGTTGCCGGGACAGGCTTGTTCTGGCCGGAATCTGCAACGGGCCTCTCGGATCATCGTTCAACTTGTGGAGGATCGAGGAGGACACGATGGAGTTCAGTGAGATTGCGATCATGCCTCAGGAGTTGCTGTGTAGCTTGTTTGAGGGGGATGAGGAGGATAAGTTTGCGAGCTTGAAATGCGTTGGGTTGGGAAATCTTATCTATGTGTTTAATGAAGAGTACCATAAGAAGTATCCAGCTTGTGTTTGCGAGATTAGCAGTGAGACTGGGAAGTGTAGCTGGAGGCGAGTTCCTCAGTTGCCTTCACCTGTGAATAAGTTTCACCAAGTTATAAGCTTTTGTTCTACGGTTTCGCTCAATAGTATTCTTCAGGCTGAGGAAGAGGGAGACGTTGGTCCggtgcagcttatggatgacTGA
- the LOC126785461 gene encoding uncharacterized protein LOC126785461 produces the protein MKMKKEDIARDMDNSNKVDPATVGSKVLPVSDSTLSISTNTNQDQCGASEKKERIKEDKTKTLSRMKELIRWAAAAKSAEKGGKYIGRKVLQFRNRGTLKPVPDDDQLSNDSPKISFRWELESCSATSSAYSAISVASSLKNDQSLNIQSLDSTKFQNSDHWQPKKGNWITSDSDFVVLEL, from the exons atgaagatgaagaaagaaGATATTGCTAGAGATATGGACAATAGTAACAAGGTGGATCCGGCTACAGTAGGCAGCAAGGTTTTACCAGTAAGTGACTCAACGTTATCAATCTCTACTAACACAAACCAGGACCAGTGTGGAGcatcagaaaagaaagaaaggatTAAGGAGGACAAGACTAAAACATTATCAAGAATGAAGGAGCTAATAAGATGGGCTGCTGCAGCAAAATCAGCTGAAAAGGGAGGAAAGTACATTGGCCGAAag GTTCTGCAATTTCGCAATCGTGGAACTCTAAAACCAGTACCAGATGATGACCAGTTAAGCAATGACTCCCCAAAGATCAGCTTTAGATGGGAATTGGAAAGCTGTTCCGCCACTTCCTCTGCCTACTCGGCAATTTCAGTAGCATCTTCATTGAAGAATGATCAAAGTTTAAACATTCAATCCTTGGATTCAACAAAGTTTCAAAACTCAGATCACTGGCAACCCAAGAAAGGCAATTGGATCACCTCAGATTCAGACT TTGTTGTGCTAGAGCTATGA